GAAGGTGTATGCACCGTAGTACCCAGAGAGAATAGACACCCCATACGCTTTTCTTTTATGCTTTTAACCTTGCCTTTGTCTTTTCTTCGTTAAAAAAGTATGTGTCTATGAACGAATTACGAGGTGCTACTACAACTCAAGCAAGAATTGGGCTGTTAACAAAAGGTTTAGGCCTTTTGTTCCCCTACTCTGAGCCTGTTAAGCCCTTCGGAGATGTCTTCTATGCAGAAGGGTGAGTTCTCAGAGTGCCCGATTGTGGCGTAGAAGGTGTATGCACCGTAGTACCCAGAGAGAATAGACACCCCATACTTTTTTATTCTTTATTTCTGCAAACCCGTAAGGCAGACCATCTGCTTTGGGTGGTGTTCACAAAGATTTACAATTAAGTCTTAATCGTCTTTGCTGTAAAATTTGTTGAAATCAATTTTTATACAGAGAAATCAGGGTCAAAGAGTTTCTGGTGTTCAAGAAGAGCGTATCTATCTGTCATACCTGCTATATAATCGCAAATAACAATCTCTTTAGGTTCTCTTTCAATCTTTTTTTGAGTGTGAGGAGGTAGTTGTTTAGGTTCGTCAATATAGGAATTGAAGAGATTTTCTATCACCCGTGCCGCTTTTTGTGCCATTCTTACTACCCTAAAATGAGAATACATATTATCTTCAAGAAGTTTTCTCATCTGTATATGTTTCTCTTTTAATTCTTTTGAATGCGAAAGGATAGGCTCACTCTTTCTCACATCATCCACAGACGATATGCCTGAACGTTTAATATTTGACCAACTCTGTTCAACAAGGTCTTCAACAAGAAAATTTATCAGATTTCTTATTATAACGATTCTTTTGAGTTCATCGTTTAGGTTTTCTGTATAAGAAGCAGATTCTATATCTTTCCATAACTGAATATTTCTTAAATCCTGAAAAGATATCATACCCGACTTAAGCCCATCATCAAGGTCGTGGCAGGTGTAAGCAATTTCGTCTGCAAAATTGACTATCTGCGATTCGAGAGAAGGAGAAGGGTTTTTAACAAACTCTTCATATTCTGTATCTTCAGCGGGAAGATCGTAACTTGTTATATGTTTTATTATTCCCTCCCTTACTTCAAAAGACAGATTTAATCCCTGAAACTGAGGGTACTTGTTTTCAAGTTTGTCAGCTATTCTTAATCCTTGCCTATTATGTTCAAAACCTTTAAAACCATTTTTAAGCATAAGACTATTAAGTATAGTTTCTCCGTTATGTCCAAAAGGTGTATGTCCAATATCATGAGCTAATGATATTGCTTCAACAAGGTCTTCGTTAAGCCGTAAGATTCGCGCAATAGTTCTGGCAATCTGTTGAACTTCAAGGGTGTGTGTGAGTCGGTTTCTGTAGTAATCGCCTTCATGGTAAATAAAAACCTGTGTCTTATATTCAAGTCTTCTGAAAGCAGTTGAGTGGATAATCCTGTCTCTATCTCTCTGAAAAGGTGTTCTTAAAGGATGCTCTTTTTCAGAATATTTTCTACCGAGAGTTTCAAAAGATTTAACTGCGTACGCTGCAAGGTTTCTATGTTCAAATTCATTTGTTTGATTATTATCTATCATTTTTCTCCTGCTGAGGTAAATAAAATAAAGGATTCACAGAAACACTCCCAACACGTATCTCAAAATGTAGGTATCTTATTCTGTGTGTACCGCTTTTGATTTTTGCTATTGTGGCGCCCTTATTGATATTATCGCCTGCCTTAACAAGTATTTCTATATCGTGAGCATATACAGTAAAAATATTGTTCTTATGTTCCAGAATAATAGTTTCTTGATGTTTTGAGGTTGTGCCTGCAAAAACCACTTTGCCAGCATCTGAGGCTACAATTTCTTTTGAAGGTTGTACTATAATATCTATACCTTGATTATTCAACTCCCCAAAATTACAGACGATTCTACCATTGGTTGGCCATAAAAAAACTTTATTACTAATAATTGGTGAAGGTTGTTCAGGTATACTTGTTTCGGATGTTTGTTGTTGTGACGGAGCAACCTGCTGAACAGTCTGTTGTTTGTCTGTTTTTGAACTGGTGGTAGCAGTTTCTGGCGGTGTTAAAGCATAGTTTGGTTGGGTCTTGTTTGTGGCAGGGATTCGAAGTCTTTGACCTATAGATAATCCTTCTGCCTTCATAGAGTTAGCTATTTTTATTTTGTCAACCCCTTTTAATATATCTTCAGTACTTGCAGGTTCATAATAGTATTTAGAGATTCTAAAAAGGTTTTCTCCACCTCTAACGTAATGTAAAGCCTCTTTAGTAGCAATCTGTTCAACAGGGGCAGAATTAGTGCTTCCAGTAGTGCTGCATCCAGTAGTAAGTATAAGAAGAATGATTAGCATTTTAAGTTTTTTTGGTAAAACAATATTTTTGGTTACATTTTTATATTTCATTTTTGTGTTTTTAGTGTATTTTTAAAGTAAGGGCAGAGAGTATCTAATTTACAAATATGACATTTGGGGTTTCTTGCAATACACACTTTTCTGCCATGTAAGATAAGTTGCATTGAAAAATCTATCCAATGTTTTTGTGGAATCAACTCCATAAGGTCGACTTCAATTTTTTCAGGTTTAGTTTCTTCTGTTAGACCAAGCCGAAACGAGAGTCTTTTAACGTGGGTATCAACAACAAATCCTTCAGTTTTTCCAAAAGCCTCGCCCAGAACAACATTTGCTGTTTTTCTGGCAACACCGGGTAAAGTAATAAGTTCTTCCATTGAATCTGGAACTTGGCCTTGAAAATTCTTTAACAGTAACTGAGAAAGAGTTTTAATGTTCTTTCCTTTAGTTTTATAATAGTTGACCGATCTTATTTCATTTTGTATATCTTCAACGGGCGCCTTTGCAAATTGGTCTACTGTCCTATATTTTTTGAAAAGTCCAGGTGTAACCATATTAACTCTTTCATCGGTTGTTTGGGCAGATAGTATTGTAGCAATAAGCATCTGTAAAGGTGTCTGATATTTTAAAGCACTCTTCGCATTTGGGTACTCAGAATCGAGTATTTTAATAATTTGTTTCACAGAGTTTTTCATATTTAAATTTTACAATATTAAGATTATTTTTTCAATTTCATACAAAAATCATTGTTTCAATACTGGCGGTTTCTCTTTTTCCATACCTTTGAAATCTATACAATCATAGAAGAAAAAAGTCATCAAAGGTTCGCCTTTTTCATTTCTTATATGATAATCTTCAATAAGTTCTACCTTAGAAAATAGGGTTTGTAGCATCTCTTCGCACCTTCTATCTTCGTCTACAAATATAGCGTTCATACCTTTCTTTTCATTAATATCTTGCCAGAAATAGTAGCCGTGCCCAACTTTTGTTCTTTGAAAAATCATATAAACTTGTTCCTGTTGTGGGTTATAAAATTCAAGGTATGAAGCCAACGCAAACCCTCTACCTATCAAAAAATAGTTTTCATTGTTAGGTATTGAACTTTTTATATCTCCAAGTTTTTTCCCAACTTTAGAGGGAAAATTAGACAAAAAAGATTCAAACTCGTTCTTAGCATTTGTATTAAAAGGTATTTTGAGAAGCATATTTTTTATTAAAGGAATAGAATGGAGCAGTAAGGTAATACAAATAGCGGTTACAAGAGACGTTGAAAAAAACGCCTTTATAGGTCTGTTAAATTTATTTTTATGAATAAAATATGGTAGTCCAGCAATGATAGTTAAATAACCAGTACCCACCCAATGGGGTGCGGGAATCTCAATAAACAAAGAATATAGTCCAAAAAAAAGGAGTGCAGGGTAAGAAAAAGATAACAAAAAAAACAGTTCTTTATTATTCTTGAACACCCCTTCAATAAATATTTTTACAAACCCGTATAAAAGAAAGATTAACATTAATGGAGATATAATCCCTGCTTGAGCCCCTATATGTTTAATAAGGTTATAAAAATTTATTGAAATAGAAGCAGAGGTTCTTGTTCGACTAAAAAAATTTAATAGAAAACTTGCCCATTCATTTTGTGAGTTCCATATTATTACAGGCATAGATACCAACAGGCCAATCAAAAGAAAAGTGTAAGGGCAGGGGGTTTTAAGGCACTTTCTTTTCTCTTTTGAAACTACCAAATAAAGAAATAGCGATAAAGGTATAAACATTATTAGGTATTTGGAATTAAATCCAAGCCCAAAAGTTATTCCTGCAAGATACCAACAGAGATGTTTTTCTTTAATTATTGCTTGGTAAAGCAGATATACAGATAAAATGTAAAAAAATATGAGCGGTGCTTCCACTCCAGATAACAACCCAGCAAAAGCATAACCAGGTATAAGCATAACCATTAAAGCAGAAAAAAAAGCGGCTTTTTTATTACCTTGAGTAACCTCTTTAGTTAACAAGTAAGAGATGTAAGCAGAAAATGCCATTAAAATTGCAACAAAAGTTCTAACAGCAAACTCAGTGTTTCCAAACAATTTAGTTGATACGTAAATCATAAAAGGGGCAAAAGGGGGAGTGTCATAAAAAGATAAGGCAAGATGTCTACTACATACCCAAAGATACGCCTCATCAGCAGAGAGTGGTAAAAGTGTGATATAGAAGAACCTAAAAAGAGTAGTAAGAGCAATCAAAAAGAAGGTTAAAACTCCGTAATTTATTTTAGTTCTGTTTGTTATATCCATTAGTTGTAATTATAATACAATTATGGTTTAAGTTCAAAAAAGTGTGGTATTTCCTCTTATTTGGGGTAGCGTAGTATCTATTTTATGAAGGTCTAACCGATGTCTTTAGTTAATACAGAAAAAACTTTTTTGATTTTGTAAGAATTTTCAAATTAATGTTATAATTAATAGTATTAAATGGATGTTTATATTAAAATCTAATCAATTACTTTCAACAAGAATAAGAGGGGAGAAAAAATGATATCCAGATTTCTTAGATTTTTTTCAAACGATTTAGGTATTGACTTGGGGACTGCAAACACCTGTGTATACGTTAATGGTAAAGGAGTTATCCTTCAAGAACCTTCTATAGTTGCCATAGATATTAACACCAAAGAGATAAAGGCAACAGGTAGCGAAGCAAAAAGAATGGTCGGAAAAACTCCGTCTAACATTGTTGCAATGAAACCTATGAAAGATGGCGTTATTGCTGATTTTGAAGCCTGTGAGTCTATGTTGAGACATTTTATAACAAAGGTATTAACCCCAAGACATAGGTTTGTTATACCTCCTAAAATTATCATATCGGTTCCTTCTGGTATCACAAGTGTTGAAAGGCGAGCTGTTAAAGAAACGGCTACCAAAGCAGGGGCAAGAATGGTAAGACTTGTTGAAGAGCCGATGGCTTCAGCAGTTGGTGTTGGGTTACCTGTCGCAGAACCTTGTGGAAGTTTTATTCTTGACATAGGTGGCGGAACAACAGAGATGGCAGTTATTTCTCTTGGTGGGATAGTTCTTCCTAAAAGTTTGAGAGTTGCAGGTAACGAAATGGATGAGGCTATTATTGAATACCTTAAGAAAAAATATAACCTATTAATAGGTGAGAAGACTGCAGAAAACATAAAAATAAAGATTGGTTCTGCTTCACCTCTTGAGGAGGAGTTAACCCTTGATGTAAACGGTAGAAGTCTTGTAGAAGGACTACCTAAAATGGTTAAAATACATTCAGAGGAGATAAGGGAAGCATTAAAAGATACCCTTTTTAATATAGTTAGTGCAGTAAGGGACCTTCTTGAGGAGACACCACCAGAACTATCTAGTGATTTAATAGATAGAGGGTTAACTATTGCAGGCGGCGGTGCATTGTTAAAAGGTATTGATAAACTTATTTCTCAAGAAACAAAACTGCCTGTTTTTATTGCAGATGAACCTCTTACAGCGGTTGTTAGGGGTACAGGTAAAATGCTTGAAGAATTTCAATATTTCAAACAATTTCCGAGCGATTGACAAAAGATAAAATAATTTAAAATTAATCAACGTTTTAATATAAAGAGACTAATATGATATGGTGTTTCAGGAGGGAAATAATATTTGCAATGTGCCTGTTTTTCTCTATACTTTTAACAGGTAGAAGTTATGTAAACAAGATTAAATCTATTGAAAAAGAAGGGTTTGTTAAGGAAAAAATAAACTACGGAGAGTTGATTGCTGAAAATGCAAGGTTAAGAGAAATTCTTAATATAAAGAAAAAAGAGACCTATTTTTCTTCATTTGCGGTAGGTGGTGTTACTTCAGTAAACCCGTACGTTTTTCCTGCAGAAATTTTTGTAAACAAAGGTTCGGATGACGGTATAAGGGAAGGTATGTGTGCGGTTTCAAAGGAACTTTTTCTTGTTGGGCGAGTAACAGATGTTAAAAAAAACTCTTCTAAAATAACAACAATTTTTAACTCATCCTCTAAAGTGAGCGTTATCGTTGAAACAACTGAAGAAATAGGAATAATGGAAGGCGGGACTGTTCCTCTCTGTCCTCTAAAATTTATAAGTAATGAAAGTAAGATTAAAAAAAAAGATAGGATATTAACCTCTGGATATAGCGATTTTTTCCCAAAAGGTCTTATTGTTGGAGAAGTGGTTACTGTCACAAAAGTCCCAGATTCTCTTTTTTTTCATATACAAGTTAAACCATACACCTGCGTTTCTCGTATGGACGAGGTGCTTATAGGTGAATAGAAGATTTATAATAAAAATTATTGAACAATTATTTATCGTTTGTAGTCTACAATTTTTCTTGTTAGTCTATTTGAAATCATCGGTTATTCCTTCTTTTTTTCTTGTATGGTTGATGGTACTCACTTGGGACGGGAACATAGAAATAGCACTTTTATTTGCTTTAATTACTGGTATACTTCACGATATTTTTTCTCACGGAGTTTTAGGAACTACAAGTATATGTTTCCTTATACTTGTCTATTTGAATAGTTTTTTAAAATTGAAAAGTATACTTGGCAGGTCTGTTCTTGTTTTTTTTATGAGCATTATCTACTTCCTTGTTGTTCTTTTTAAACCAGATAAAGGGTTTTTGTGGACTTTTATACCGTTAGCTAAGTATTCGTTAATATTTGCTTTTTATAATAGTGTAATATTTTTCTTAATTGAATGGGTGATGAGAAGATACAGATGGAAATGGAAAAAGGATTATTTGGGAATACCATAAAGGTACTACTTGCTATTATTATCTTGAGGTGTTTTTATTTACAAGTTCTAAGAGGCAATCATTATTATCAGCTCTCTATAAGAAATTGTATAAGAATTGTTGAAACAGGTACCCCAAGAGGTGTTATATATGATAGAAATAAAAGGCCTCTTGCAAAAGATACTCCGTCTTTACAACTTGTTTTTATACCTTACGATTTAGACTCTCCTGAAGCAGAAGCTGAACTTCTATCTAAACTTATAAGTATTGATAAAACCTCACTATTAAAAAAACTTACTTCAAAATATTCAAACCCGTTCGACAGGATTGTGTTGAAGAAAAAATTAACAACCGCAGAGGTTTCTTTGATTGAAGAGAACGCTTCAAAACTTGGGGGTATCTTCATACAAGAAGGGTTGCTTAGGGAATATCCATTGGGGCAAGCTACTGCACATATTCTTGGATATGTTGGAGAAATAAGTGAAAAACAATTGCAGTTGCTTAGTTTTAAGAATGCAGGGTTAAAATCTGGTGCTGTAATAGGGCAAGATGGAATAGAGAAGATGTATGACCAATATATACGCGGAATTTCTGGTGGTGTTGAGGTAGAAGTAGATGCAAGAGGGTACCATGGAAAAACTTTAGGGAAAAAACAGTCTATTCCGGGTAACAATCTAATATTAACTATCGACCAGACTATCCAAGAGATAGTTGACGTAGAACTTGGTGGGAGGCAAGGAAGTGTTGTTGCTATGGACCCAAGAAACGGACAGATACTCGCCCTTGTGAGCAAACCTGCTTTTGATGCAGAAAACCTTAAGGAATACTTCACAAAAAAAGGACATCCATTTTTGAATAGAGCAATTAAGGGGCAGTATTCGCCCGGTTCAGTCTTTAAGATAATTACTGCTTTTTCAGCTCTTGAATCAGGAAATATTGCCGAATATGACAGGGTCGAATGTAGAGGGTCTATAGAGGTTGGTAATAGAGTATTTAAGTGTTGGAATTTAGATGGACACGGATGGTTAGATATAAATCGTGCTCTACCTTTTTCTTGCAATGTTTTCTTTGGCACAATTGGAATGAGGGCTGGAGTATCTAAAATGATTGAGTTTGCAAAAATGTTTGAACTGGGGAAAGCAACAGGGATTGACCTTCCTGAAGAAAAATCAGGTTTTGTCCCTGACAAGTCTATGGTTGATGCCTTAAACCTTTCTATAGGTCAAGGTCCTCTTCTGGTAACACCTTTGCAACTTGTTTCTTTAATTTCAACCGTTGCAAACGGCGGAAATATATGGAAACCGTACATAGTGAAAGAGATTACCGATTCTAATGATAATGTAATCAAAGAGTTTGCACCTATTATAAAGAAGACAGTATTTATAAGTTCTGATTCTATGGAAATAGTTAAAAGAGGGTTAAAAAATGTTATGGTTTTTGGTACAGGTGGAAGGTACAAACTTGAAAATATAGAGATTGCAGGAAAAACAGGAACAGTTCAAAGAGCCCAAAGCGAACTTGGGCTTGGAACTCACGGTTTTTTTGCTTGCTATGCTCCAGCAGACAACCCAAGAATTGCAATGGTTGTGTTCCTTGATAGGGCGTCTGGTCCAGAAGCGACAGTGGTTGCTTCAAGAATACTAAAAAAAGTGTTTGCACAAGGCGAAGAAATAGACGATGAAAATGAGAATAGCGATGTTTCTGAGGAAGAAACAGAAACTGTTGAAGAGGTAGAGAATGTTGAAATATTTTAAGAATAAATTTGGAGATAATTTTTTGCTAATTTGGACATACACAATTATTGTAATAGGGTTGTTGGCGTTATTTAGTGCTTCTAAAAGTGTAACCAGTAAAGAAAGTTTTTTTCTTAAACAATTGATATGGGTGCTTTTAGGTAGTGGTTTAATATCTTTTTTAAGAGACATAGATTACCGTGATATAAAAAAATTTTCTCCATTATTATACCTGTTAGGCCTCTTTTTCCTCTTCTTTGTTCTTTTTTTCGGGAAAGGTGCAGGTGCTACACGGTGGATAAGGATGGGATGGTTCCATTTTCAGCCATCAGAATTTGCGAAACTTATAGTTGTAATAACCTTATCTTCATATTTTTCTGAAAAAAACGTTAAAAGATTTTCAGTTCTTTTGGCGGGACTTCTTATATTAAGTATCCCCTTTTTATGTATTCTTAAACAACCTGATTTAGGGACAGCTTTTATTTTTATAATAGTTTTTTTTGCTATATTTTACCAGGCAGGCGGTAGAAAAATCCATATGTTTTTAATGATTGCTACTGGTGTCTTGATGAGCCCTATATTTTGGTTATTTATGAAAGAATACCAGAAAGAACGTATATTAATGTTTTTAAATCCTATGAGGGACCCTCTCGGGAAAGGTTACAACCTTATTCAATCAATTATTACTATTGGTTCAGGTAGAATGTTGGGTAAAGGGTATCTGAAAGGAACTCAATCAAAACTTGCTTTTCTGCCTGAATATCATACCGATTTTATATTTTGTGTTCTTGCTGAGGAGTTTGGTTTAATTGGCGTGATAGTTGTATTGCTTCTATATTATATGTTGTTTAAAGCTATTTTAGATATTATATATTCTACCCAAGACAGTTTCGGTAGACTTTTAGGTACAGGAATACTTTCGATGTTTGCTTCCCACGTTTTTATCAATATAGGTATGACATTAGGACTTTTTCCAGTTGTAGGGCTTCCTTTACCTTTTATAAGTTATGGCGGTTCATCTCTTATAGTATTTCTTATTTCAATTATGTTGCTTGTGAGTATAAAAGAAAATTCCCTAATGTTTTAAAATATTATGAAAAAAACAATCTCTGATATATTACCTTTTGTTCAAACTCCTTCAAGGTACTCAGGAGGAGAGATTAACGTTTATCACAAACACGACCCGAAAGTCTCTTTTGCTTTATCTTATCCTGATTTATATGAAATAGGAATGTCTTCACTTGGAGTAAGGATTATTTACGGGCTTTTAAATGAAATAGACGAAGTGGGTTGTGAGAGAGTTTTTTCTCCTGGGTCGGATATGGAAGAGATTCTTAGAACTAAAAAAATACCTCTTTTTACCCTCGAGTCAAAAAAACCTGTTAAAAATTTTGATTTTTTAGGATTTAGTATCTCTTCAGAACTTAACTACACAAATATTCTTAATATTTTATCCCTTTCTGATATACCTATTCTTTCAAAAGATAGATGTAAAGATTCTCCTATTATAGTTGCTGGTGGTAACAGTGTCTACAACTTTTCTCCACTAACTCCTTTTATAGATATCTTTATTGTAGGCGAAGGAGAGGAAGTATTGCCTGAGTTAATAGAAACATTCAAAGAATATCAAGGATTTGAAAGAGAAAAAATAATTGAAAAAATTTCACACATTCAAGGGATTTACTCGCCTTTATATACGAGTGGTAAAATCAAAAAACGTTTTGTTAAAAATTTTGATGGCTCTTTTTTCCCTACAAAATGG
This genomic window from bacterium contains:
- the rodA gene encoding rod shape-determining protein RodA is translated as MLKYFKNKFGDNFLLIWTYTIIVIGLLALFSASKSVTSKESFFLKQLIWVLLGSGLISFLRDIDYRDIKKFSPLLYLLGLFFLFFVLFFGKGAGATRWIRMGWFHFQPSEFAKLIVVITLSSYFSEKNVKRFSVLLAGLLILSIPFLCILKQPDLGTAFIFIIVFFAIFYQAGGRKIHMFLMIATGVLMSPIFWLFMKEYQKERILMFLNPMRDPLGKGYNLIQSIITIGSGRMLGKGYLKGTQSKLAFLPEYHTDFIFCVLAEEFGLIGVIVVLLLYYMLFKAILDIIYSTQDSFGRLLGTGILSMFASHVFINIGMTLGLFPVVGLPLPFISYGGSSLIVFLISIMLLVSIKENSLMF
- a CDS encoding rod shape-determining protein, translating into MISRFLRFFSNDLGIDLGTANTCVYVNGKGVILQEPSIVAIDINTKEIKATGSEAKRMVGKTPSNIVAMKPMKDGVIADFEACESMLRHFITKVLTPRHRFVIPPKIIISVPSGITSVERRAVKETATKAGARMVRLVEEPMASAVGVGLPVAEPCGSFILDIGGGTTEMAVISLGGIVLPKSLRVAGNEMDEAIIEYLKKKYNLLIGEKTAENIKIKIGSASPLEEELTLDVNGRSLVEGLPKMVKIHSEEIREALKDTLFNIVSAVRDLLEETPPELSSDLIDRGLTIAGGGALLKGIDKLISQETKLPVFIADEPLTAVVRGTGKMLEEFQYFKQFPSD
- the nth gene encoding endonuclease III, whose product is MKNSVKQIIKILDSEYPNAKSALKYQTPLQMLIATILSAQTTDERVNMVTPGLFKKYRTVDQFAKAPVEDIQNEIRSVNYYKTKGKNIKTLSQLLLKNFQGQVPDSMEELITLPGVARKTANVVLGEAFGKTEGFVVDTHVKRLSFRLGLTEETKPEKIEVDLMELIPQKHWIDFSMQLILHGRKVCIARNPKCHICKLDTLCPYFKNTLKTQK
- the mrdA gene encoding penicillin-binding protein 2; the protein is MEMEKGLFGNTIKVLLAIIILRCFYLQVLRGNHYYQLSIRNCIRIVETGTPRGVIYDRNKRPLAKDTPSLQLVFIPYDLDSPEAEAELLSKLISIDKTSLLKKLTSKYSNPFDRIVLKKKLTTAEVSLIEENASKLGGIFIQEGLLREYPLGQATAHILGYVGEISEKQLQLLSFKNAGLKSGAVIGQDGIEKMYDQYIRGISGGVEVEVDARGYHGKTLGKKQSIPGNNLILTIDQTIQEIVDVELGGRQGSVVAMDPRNGQILALVSKPAFDAENLKEYFTKKGHPFLNRAIKGQYSPGSVFKIITAFSALESGNIAEYDRVECRGSIEVGNRVFKCWNLDGHGWLDINRALPFSCNVFFGTIGMRAGVSKMIEFAKMFELGKATGIDLPEEKSGFVPDKSMVDALNLSIGQGPLLVTPLQLVSLISTVANGGNIWKPYIVKEITDSNDNVIKEFAPIIKKTVFISSDSMEIVKRGLKNVMVFGTGGRYKLENIEIAGKTGTVQRAQSELGLGTHGFFACYAPADNPRIAMVVFLDRASGPEATVVASRILKKVFAQGEEIDDENENSDVSEEETETVEEVENVEIF
- a CDS encoding peptidoglycan DD-metalloendopeptidase family protein; its protein translation is MKYKNVTKNIVLPKKLKMLIILLILTTGCSTTGSTNSAPVEQIATKEALHYVRGGENLFRISKYYYEPASTEDILKGVDKIKIANSMKAEGLSIGQRLRIPATNKTQPNYALTPPETATTSSKTDKQQTVQQVAPSQQQTSETSIPEQPSPIISNKVFLWPTNGRIVCNFGELNNQGIDIIVQPSKEIVASDAGKVVFAGTTSKHQETIILEHKNNIFTVYAHDIEILVKAGDNINKGATIAKIKSGTHRIRYLHFEIRVGSVSVNPLFYLPQQEKNDR
- a CDS encoding glycosyltransferase family 39 protein yields the protein MDITNRTKINYGVLTFFLIALTTLFRFFYITLLPLSADEAYLWVCSRHLALSFYDTPPFAPFMIYVSTKLFGNTEFAVRTFVAILMAFSAYISYLLTKEVTQGNKKAAFFSALMVMLIPGYAFAGLLSGVEAPLIFFYILSVYLLYQAIIKEKHLCWYLAGITFGLGFNSKYLIMFIPLSLFLYLVVSKEKRKCLKTPCPYTFLLIGLLVSMPVIIWNSQNEWASFLLNFFSRTRTSASISINFYNLIKHIGAQAGIISPLMLIFLLYGFVKIFIEGVFKNNKELFFLLSFSYPALLFFGLYSLFIEIPAPHWVGTGYLTIIAGLPYFIHKNKFNRPIKAFFSTSLVTAICITLLLHSIPLIKNMLLKIPFNTNAKNEFESFLSNFPSKVGKKLGDIKSSIPNNENYFLIGRGFALASYLEFYNPQQEQVYMIFQRTKVGHGYYFWQDINEKKGMNAIFVDEDRRCEEMLQTLFSKVELIEDYHIRNEKGEPLMTFFFYDCIDFKGMEKEKPPVLKQ
- the mreC gene encoding rod shape-determining protein MreC gives rise to the protein MIWCFRREIIFAMCLFFSILLTGRSYVNKIKSIEKEGFVKEKINYGELIAENARLREILNIKKKETYFSSFAVGGVTSVNPYVFPAEIFVNKGSDDGIREGMCAVSKELFLVGRVTDVKKNSSKITTIFNSSSKVSVIVETTEEIGIMEGGTVPLCPLKFISNESKIKKKDRILTSGYSDFFPKGLIVGEVVTVTKVPDSLFFHIQVKPYTCVSRMDEVLIGE
- a CDS encoding deoxyguanosinetriphosphate triphosphohydrolase; protein product: MIDNNQTNEFEHRNLAAYAVKSFETLGRKYSEKEHPLRTPFQRDRDRIIHSTAFRRLEYKTQVFIYHEGDYYRNRLTHTLEVQQIARTIARILRLNEDLVEAISLAHDIGHTPFGHNGETILNSLMLKNGFKGFEHNRQGLRIADKLENKYPQFQGLNLSFEVREGIIKHITSYDLPAEDTEYEEFVKNPSPSLESQIVNFADEIAYTCHDLDDGLKSGMISFQDLRNIQLWKDIESASYTENLNDELKRIVIIRNLINFLVEDLVEQSWSNIKRSGISSVDDVRKSEPILSHSKELKEKHIQMRKLLEDNMYSHFRVVRMAQKAARVIENLFNSYIDEPKQLPPHTQKKIEREPKEIVICDYIAGMTDRYALLEHQKLFDPDFSV